The Sulfuricella sp. genome includes the window TGCGGATATGGCCAGCCCGTTACCGGCCTGCATGGCGGCCAGGTTGGTCACATTGCCGGCCGTTTCCAGGCTGGCGTTGCCGTTGGCCAGGAGGTTCCCGGTATGGACATAGTCGCCGCTCAGCCTGACCGCCAGATCACCCTGCGACAGCACATCGCCATCGCCGCTGAGCGTGGCGCTATCGACATTCAGGCTTGTGCCGGCGATCAAGGTGCCGCCGGTATTGGTGATTGCCAGGGTTTTGCTGGCGAGATCGCGATCCAGTATGGCGAGTGTCTGCCCCGAGGAAATCAGACCCAGGGTGTTTTCAAGGGCGCCGGACCCCGTCAGCGCCAGCGATGCGGCGGCGCGTATGGCGCCGGACTGGTTGTTGATCTGGCCGGCGGCAATGTCAACCAATTGGGCCTCGATGCCTTGATCGGCGCCTTGCGTGTTGGCATTTTCGACGCTGGCCGCACGAATATCGAGTGCGCCGCCGGAGCGGATCAGACTGCCGGTATTGTCGACGCGCCCTGTGCCCACGTCGATGCTGATGTTTCCCTGCGCCTGGATATCGCCGCCTTTATTGTCGATCATGCCTTGCGCTACGATCCGGGCAGCGCCTTGAGCATATACGATGCCGCTATTGACGATGCCGCCATTGGCGTCGAGATGGGCGTCTCCCGCACTGGCGATTCGCCCGCCATTCTCAAGAAGACCGTCGCTGGTAACAATCACGTCGCCAGCAGCGGCGGCGATCAGCCCGGAATTTCGAACCCCTACCCCGCTTTCTGAACCGGTCAAAAAGATCTTTCCTGCATACATTCCGCCAAGATTCGCCACATCAATCGCATAGGCCGGAGCCGCGCCGCTGGCTGCCACGGGTGTGATTTGCGTGTGACCGGCATTGACCTCGTTGGCGCCGGCACTAAGCTTTAGGGTGTTGGCCCAAATTCCCGCATTGACTTGCACGGATCGCGCAATGATATCGGTATAGTCCGCCCGGCTTGTATCCATGCCGGCGCCTTCCACGGTCACTGCGCCCTGCTGGACCCGATAACCCTCCAGATTGCCGCTGTTCACTATTGGGGTACCCGTGGTTAGCGTCACGCGATTGGCATTGAGGAAACCACAGCCGTCACAACTGATTCCCGCGGGGTTGGCGATCACCACTTGCGCACGGTCGCCAGCGACTTCGACATATCCGCGCAGCTGGCTGGGATTGCTGCTGTTCACCTCGTTCAGGATCACGCGTGCTGTTCCGGCTGCCAGCCACGGATTTCCCTGTACCCAGCCGCCCAGCTGGGTTTGCACATTGGTTCGTGCATTGTTCAGAATAACGCCTTGCTGGTTCACGTCGAACTGGCTGTACGCATTCCTCGATACGCCTGCGGCACTCGGGCTCTGGATGTTCACCTGAACGGTGCCGTTAGCCGATGTTACGACGGTCGGCTGCTGATTTGCCGGCGCGCCAGGGTCGGCAACAACCTGCGCCTGGGCGATATCGCTCAAGCTGGCGGCCAGACCAAAGGCAAGCAGCACGGAGCAACACACCGGACGAAGCACGCCCAAAATTGCCGGAGAGGCAAGCTGGCCCGGAACATCGCTCGCCCCCGCAGCCTTGCCTCCGCCGCCCACATTCTCTGCGACGGCCATCAACAGGCCACGAGGCTTGTTGAATATGATGCGGTAGAGGTTTTTGTTCATCGTTTTATCCTTGCAAATGCAGGCTGTTACATCTTTAAATGGCGCATCCGACAGTAGAAACGGCAACCAAGCGGGTCACAAACCAGGCATGTATTGGCCACCACGGCGGTGCAGCAATTTTTTGAGGGAAATTTCGAGCGTGCATGATTCATCGGCCGGATTGCCTCAATATGTCCAGTTGAGATTGAATCCGGCAGTGGCATTTGCGGTCAGGAATCCATCCGGCTTGCTGACCGGCTGGCCAACGAACGCATCCCAGAAAAACCCACGGTATCCCCCTCGCAGCCCGATTACCGCGCCGGTAAGACGCGTGCCGGGCAGAAATTGCGCCGAACGCCCGCCGACCTCGCCATAGTCGATGCCGAGATACAGCTCCTGCCCGACCGTGCCGAGTGGCAGGCCCAATTCATTGCGAATCAGCCAGCCCCGGTCTCCGATCAAGGACGTTTCGCCATCGAAACCCCGCACCGAATAACGCCCGCCGATGGAAAAACGATCCTGTGGAACCAGCGGGGTCTGGTTCCACTGCGCCCGCCACGTACCGGTGTAGCGCAAGCGTTGCGAGGCAAAGACAAACGGCACGTTAAGCTGGGCGTCAGCGGTGATCAGCACCGGTCGCGAGGTTCCCTCGCCAAAGCTTTCTTCCGGAGCGGGTATTGCTCCCATGGCCCCGGTGCCGTGCCGGTATCCCGCACTGGCATCGAGTGTTGCCGTGCCGAGATACTCGCGATGCGTGAGCCCCAGTTCCCAGCCCGCCATGCGGCGGCGTTGAACCTGGACTTCGGCATCGTCGATGAAATTGTTCGAGGATCTGGCCCAACCACGCAGATACACTCCGCTCTTTCGAATCACATCGCGATAAATGACGCGTGACAGGCGCACTTCGCTGTTCTCGCTCGTGCCGCTGTAGCGATAGGTCTGGTTAACGCCAGCAACCGACTGGTAGTATTTGTAGTTGCTGGCAGTTAAGCCAAGCCGCCAGTAGTGGTAGGGAATTTCGTAATGCACCGTGTTGCCGTATGAGCCCTTGTTGGCGGCGGCTCCGCCACCTAGATCGTGGTTTAAGCTGAGGTAGAACAGGTCGTTCAGGGTCCACCAGTTGTCGTAGGCGATCGTGATGCCTCCCTGGTATTTCCCGGTGTACTTGCTGCCGGAATCGTCGACCGAAAGGCTGAGGCGGAATGGCATTGCCTGTTTCCAGGTAATCACCAGGTCGCTTTCGCCGGGCTCCGCGCCAGGGCCCTCAGCCGGGATAATTTGAATATCTGCATCTGCCGTTGGCACATGCTTGAAGTTTTCCAGCCCTTGCTCTATGTCGCGCAGGTTAAGAATATCGCCAGGACGGACAGGCATCGCATTCCACTTGGTCGCACGGGGGTCACTGTTCTCTGAAAACCGGACCGCCCGAACCCGTCCCGGAATCACAGTTAAAGTGAGCTTGCCAGCCTTCAAATCTTGCGGAGAGGCCAGCACACGCGTAGTGACAAACCCTTTCGCCACAATCGCGTTCTGCACGCGCTTCATCACGAGGTTGATCCCGGCGCTGCCCAGACAGCGCCCGGTAGCGGGGTCTGCCACCGGGTCAGCGGCTTTCAGTACCCATTGGAATTGCCCGGCATCATTACCGGTCAACGCTATCGTTTGGATAGGAAAGCAGGGCGTCTCGTTCTTCGGCAAAGCGGGCAGCTTGCCTACTTCCGGACCTTCAAGACGCACATCGGGTGATTGCTCTTGCTGCTGACGCAAGGCCCGCTCTCGTTCCTGCTGCTGCAATAGCTGATGGGCATCGGCATCGCTGAGGGCTGAAGGTGAAAGGGGGGGTTGAGTCTGCGCAAAAACCAGTGCTGCCGGCAATAGCATGCCGCCAATGGTCAGTACGCTTCCTCGCCACCATCGATGACGTACTTTCTTTCTCTGAAACATAAAGCCCTTAATGGAGCAATGCCACCTGCGTTGGAGTCGATTTATGCTTGGCTTGCGTCAAAAGGGGCCTCTATCCGGCCCCATTCATGCTTGCGATTCGGAATTGACAGCCTTCCGCGATTAATCGACCTGAAAATCCGCTTATTATGAATTTATCATTATGCCGATGACAACCAATATTTCAATGTCATCAAATAAAATGGGCGTAGATTGTTTCTGAATAGGCTTTTTACTTGAATCCAAACGCAGCAAATTAACGCGCGGATTGGCTGCCTAATTTGAACCGGATTCGATCATCATGACAAACTCAAATGAGTTCCAAGGCATGTGCAACGAATACAGCAATGATTTTTCAAGTCCGACAGGACTTTCAGGGGGAAACGCGCTCCAGTTACAGACGTCTACTTGCAGCGCCAGTCACCTGGCGCACAACGCTGCGATGGATACGGAGGCTTGGCTACAGGCCCGGGTTTCGCGGCCGGGATACGAGCGGGGACATAAATGACATTGGGCGTTCTGGCTTCCTCTTCCGCAGCCCTGGCCTGACGTTCCGCGGCGCGCGCCTGCTCTTCCGCGGCTTGAGCCTGGCGTTCCAGCGCCTGCACCCGCCGCTCCTCCAGTTCCTGCTGCTGCGCCTTCGCTTTGACTTCTTCCTCGACCTTTTTCTTCGCTTCCAGGCGCGCGCGCGTTTTTTCAGTCTCGGCCCGGACGCGCTTCACTTCCTCCGGGGGCACTTCAGGAACGGGATCCAGCCGCCCCGCTTCCTTCAAATGGCTGCTGGTGCAGGATTCCGACTGGTAGACAACGCGGCCTTTGGCGTCAAGGCATTTGTAAACCGTGTCCGCTCCCGCGCACGGTGCAAGCAGCAAGCCAGCCAGCAGGAAGCAGAAGGCACGCATGTTCAGGCCACCGGCACGGTCTCGGCGAAAGAGGTTCGTTGCGCAAGTTTATCCGCCAGCTTGGCCAGATTGGGGTGTGCCTCGCGCCACTGGATGTGTGGAAAGCGGAAATCAAGATATCCCAGGGTACAGCCCACGGCGATGTCCGCCAGACTGAAAAAATCACCGGTACACCAGGTTTTTTCT containing:
- a CDS encoding ShlB/FhaC/HecB family hemolysin secretion/activation protein, whose protein sequence is MFQRKKVRHRWWRGSVLTIGGMLLPAALVFAQTQPPLSPSALSDADAHQLLQQQERERALRQQQEQSPDVRLEGPEVGKLPALPKNETPCFPIQTIALTGNDAGQFQWVLKAADPVADPATGRCLGSAGINLVMKRVQNAIVAKGFVTTRVLASPQDLKAGKLTLTVIPGRVRAVRFSENSDPRATKWNAMPVRPGDILNLRDIEQGLENFKHVPTADADIQIIPAEGPGAEPGESDLVITWKQAMPFRLSLSVDDSGSKYTGKYQGGITIAYDNWWTLNDLFYLSLNHDLGGGAAANKGSYGNTVHYEIPYHYWRLGLTASNYKYYQSVAGVNQTYRYSGTSENSEVRLSRVIYRDVIRKSGVYLRGWARSSNNFIDDAEVQVQRRRMAGWELGLTHREYLGTATLDASAGYRHGTGAMGAIPAPEESFGEGTSRPVLITADAQLNVPFVFASQRLRYTGTWRAQWNQTPLVPQDRFSIGGRYSVRGFDGETSLIGDRGWLIRNELGLPLGTVGQELYLGIDYGEVGGRSAQFLPGTRLTGAVIGLRGGYRGFFWDAFVGQPVSKPDGFLTANATAGFNLNWTY
- a CDS encoding DUF4124 domain-containing protein, encoding MRAFCFLLAGLLLAPCAGADTVYKCLDAKGRVVYQSESCTSSHLKEAGRLDPVPEVPPEEVKRVRAETEKTRARLEAKKKVEEEVKAKAQQQELEERRVQALERQAQAAEEQARAAERQARAAEEEARTPNVIYVPARIPAAKPGPVAKPPYPSQRCAPGDWRCK